In the Helicoverpa armigera isolate CAAS_96S chromosome 15, ASM3070526v1, whole genome shotgun sequence genome, one interval contains:
- the LOC110377915 gene encoding uncharacterized protein LOC110377915, translating into MDPKDKRKPLNYREHIASRYYESHAGHLFVNNVNPFHTVGGQTCDAKEQTNSKRKNEEFDYHDNRQFDYHDNRQTQELTASPSREIVNDILKNYPFNGNVIVNDEYNEIHEAFLAGHPRTVSQPMVSMSTNVFNTEYVSCSRDVNKTSQYDHKVRFGEYDQQNNNQRALSNDEIMTEPPPDGNKRCEKTTYCRPLLNMYNQQFIYKTMQRNARLQTLVRKLVIAREREKRREAWNNYINDLKNKHRYYSNEPNTISPQYVPGDYNPPATIDDFYNVRSHWPQSNPCQHLLDDLYGGYTPTSALRGYLCDYDASVPDVRMFAYENNRICYPTSSQACMLKWNKERLSQGYSYEFGSRPRYYRGNTIVIENDQKYSFDKLQGTTRPYPIHPLSPTIRTPSPPSNSMTQSQTDETIKPGNPTPSARHENEKILPDVKEELEFTTEIKPEPSPDEAGIYYPFNKGTNTMDRDVVTPLQQKQLQDYVKPTPSKDKKKVNPPKFDKDEGSKKLEDFKNKMVEKFRNKQKEPSNEYELKQSDSFKEKFKKVTDNISRLKEKMRQNDEDTKLRTLNTIEAKIDGIMKSINSIMSEIKVKKNKILLSRKTTAVSRCTTTVTNSLNDLNRHRSDPYGFIKNEEHLVGVVHSSSRSVAITEVGPSDLRRHRDSSTSRILLEEMKKSDKVKRDIEELLKLRNEKHDCSVNITFDIPTRDRSTEVTNSLSKAKFKSVSATVITDIPLSSRMNQEHQQMTIAVNTDPLGFLALLRVSTETVKQLLSYVPHLNSISYQSLLPLPSAQGVSHYICNICGAAFGRPSELSDHIEKHNLGKTRDCCVCRHSLDLRHARPGLFTCQCCGQRFTRAYCCELHQQSCAKQQGMPRDVPSGNVLLR; encoded by the exons ATGGATCCGAAAGATAAGAGGAAACCTTTGAATTATCGTGAACACATTGCCAGCCGATATTACGAATCCCATGCAGGACATCTTTTTGTTAACAACGTAAACCCTTTCCATACAGTCGGAGGTCAAACCTGTGACGCCAAAGAACAGACTAACAGTAAACGGAAAAATGAAGAATTTGATTATCACGATAATAGACAATTTGATTATCACGATAATAGACAAACTCAAGAACTCACTGCTTCGCCGTCTAGGGAAATCGTAAATGATATTCTGAAAAATTATCCGTTCAACGGAAATGTTATTGTGAATGACGAATACAATGAGATACACGAAGCTTTTTTAGCTGGACATCCGAGAACAGTCTCACAGCCAATGGTTAGCATGTCGACAAATGTATTTAATACTGAATATGTGAGTTGTTCAAGAGATGTGAATAAAACATCACAATATGATCATAAAGTTAGGTTTGGTGAATATGATCAGCAAAATAACAACCAAAGAGCCTTGTCTAACGATGAGATTATGACGGAGCCACCACCAGATGGAAACAAACGTTGTGAGAAAACTACATACTGCCGTCCATTACTAAATATGTATAACCAACAATTCATATATAAAACTATGCAAAGAAATGCTAGGTTACAGACACTGGTTAGGAAATTAGTGATTGCGCGGGAAAGAGAAAAACGTAGAGAGGCATGGAACAACTACATCAATGATTTGAAGAATAAGCACAGGTATTACAGTAACGAACCAAATACAATATCACCTCAGTATGTACCAGGAGATTACAACCCTCCGGCGACGATAGACGATTTTTATAATGTGAGAAGCCACTGGCCTCAGTCAAACCCCTGTCAACATTTGCTCGATGATCTATACGGGGGTTATACACCAACAAGTGCATTAAGGGGGTATTTATGCGATTACGACGCTAGTGTACCTGACGTCAGAATGTTTGCTTACGAAAATAACCGCATTTGTTACCCTACATCTTCCCAGGCTTGTATGCTTAAATGGAATAAAGAAAGATTAAGCCAGGGTTATTCATATGAATTTGGCTCTAGACCTAGATATTATCGTGGAAATACTATAGTTATCGAGAATgatcaaaaatattcatttgataAATTACAAGGAACTACAAGACCGTATCCTATTCACCCTTTGAGCCCAACAATAAGAACACCATCACCACCAAGTAATTCAATGACCCAAAGTCAAACAGATGAAACTATAAAACCAGGAAACCCCACTCCGTCTGCTCGACACGAAAATGAAAAAATTCTACCGGATGTTAAGGAAGAATTAGAGTTTACAACCGAGATTAAGCCTGAACCATCCCCAGATGAAGCTGGAATATATTATCCATTTAATAAAGGTACAAATACAATGGACAGGGATGTAGTAACACCGTTGCAACAAAAACAACTGCAGGATTATGTGAAACCGACACCTTCTAAAGATAAAAAGAAAGTCAATCCTCCTAAATTTGATAAGGACGAGGGTTCCAAAAAGCTAGaagatttcaaaaataaaatggtcGAAAAATTTCGTAATAAACAAAAAGAACCTAGCAACGAATATGAACTTAAACAATCTGACtcatttaaagaaaaatttaaaaaagtcaCTGATAACATTTCAAggttaaaagaaaaaatgcgACAAAACGACGAAGATACAAAACTTAGAACTTTAAATACAATTGAAGCAAAAATTGATGGTATAATGAAATCTATCAACTCCATAATGTCGGAAATTAAagtgaagaaaaataaaatacttttgtccAGAAAAACTACTGCAGTATCTCGTTGTACCACAACGGTTACCAATAGCTTAAATGATTTAAACCGTCATCGAAGTGACCCATACGGATTTATCAAAAATGAAGAACATTTAGTTGGAGTGGTACACAGCAGTTCCAGGAGTGTAGCAATTACTGAAGTTGGGCCGAGTGATCTGAGAAGACACAGAGACTCCAGTACTTCCAGAATATTATTAGAAGAAATGAAAAAGAGTGATAAAGTTAAGAGAGACATTGAAGAATTGCTGAAGCTTCGTAACGAGAAACACGATTGCTCAGTGAACATAACATTTGATATTCCAACCAGAGATCGATCGACCGAAGTAACAAATTCTCTGTCTAAAGCTAAATTCAAATCTGTAAGCGCGACTGTAATTACAGATATACCATTGAGTAGTAGAATGAATCAGGAGCACCAGCAGATGACTATAGCTGTGAATACTGATCCTCTGGGCTTTCTGGCTCTGCTGAGGGTGTCCACGGAGACGGTGAAGCAGCTGCTGTCATACGTGCCGCACCTGAACAGCATCTCGTACCAGTCGCTGCTGCCGCTGCCGTCGGCGCAAGGCGTGTCGCACTACATCTGCAACATCTGCGGCGCCGCGTTCGGCCGCCCCTCGGAGCTCAGTGACCAcattgaaaaacataatttggGAAAGACAAG GGATTGTTGTGTATGCCGCCACTCTCTGGACCTGCGGCACGCTCGGCCCGGCCTGTTCACGTGCCAGTGCTGCGGCCAGAGGTTCACCAGGGCCTACTGCTGCGAGCTGCACCAGCAGAGCTGTGCCAAGCAGCAGGGCATGCCGCGAGACGTCCCCTCCGGGAACGTGCTGCTCCGGTAG